The window GACATTAAGTAATTGTAGTTCATCAGTTAATCTAATATGGGATTTATGGTTTCATGTGATGCAATGAATTTAATGCTCCCGAAAGAATGTTTTGAGAAGTTCCTCTGTACACTCAAAATTTGAAGAGTTCAAATTTCTTGTGTCCATCCCCTGTATCATCTTTTGTGGGAATGTGAGTGTGACAGCAGAAGGTGCAGAGCAATGCAGAAGACACAAATACGCAATATCTTCAAGAAGCATACATCCAATGGATTCAAAAGCACATAACCTCTCTAAAGGAACAAATCGGTAGAAATATAACTACAGAGCTTCTAATTCTTGGACCACAGGTTGCATCTCATCATAAAGAAAGGTATGTAGCGGAATGACGAGCAGGTTTCTTAGAAGCAGCAAAAGCAGGCTATGCTTTAAACACGAACAGGACACCTTTCATGATAGAAATGAATTAATGGAAGTTTTCTGTCATTATTATACTACTCGAAGAAACTAAAAAGACCTCTTATAGTTTCAACCTCGGATCCAACTGTAAACAAAGACATGATGCAACTGTAAACAGAGGTCATGACATCTCGTAATAGCAGGCTAGCAGAGCAAAGATGAAAGGCTCACCAAACTTCTGGTCGAGGATCTTGACGAAGGGGGCGAGGCAGTTGGTGGTGCAGGAGGCGTTGCTGATGATGGGCTCATCGGGGTTGTACGCATCCTCGTTGACGCCCACCACGTAGGTGGGGATGTCACCTTTGCCCGGGGCGGTGATGAGCACCTTCTTGGCGCCGGCCTGGATGTGCTTCCCTGCTCCCTCCCTGTCCACGAACACCCCCGTCCCTTCGATCACCAAATCTATTCCTAACTCACTGCACACACAGGAGAGACAGAGACAACGCCAACAGTATTGACTGACTGCAACCATCTACGAATGAGCATGCACGCAGTGAGAGGAAGGGACGTGAACATACCCCCACGGAAGGTTGGCGGGGTTGCGGTTGGAGACGACCTTGATGACCTTGCCGTCGACCGAGATGGCGGAGTCACCCTCGGGCTTGACGTTGGCTTCGAAGATGCCGAGGGTGGAGTCGTACTTGAGGAGGTGGGAGGCCTGCTTGACGCCTCCGGTGTCGTTGATGGCCACCACGTCCAGGGGCGAGTCCTTGCGCCCGTGCCAGCACCGCAGGAAGTTGCGCCCGATGCGGCCGAACCCGTTGATGGCCACCTTTACCTTCGCCTCCGCCGCGCCCTTCCGGTACCCTCCGCTGCTGCCCACCTGCggcgccgccaccaccaccaccaccaccagagaAACCCATAATCATTTCGTCAGGCTTCCCGCCGGGAAAGAAGAACAAATTAAACGACTGAAGTAGCCAAAGATTTGGACCAAATGTATAAATTATGTGGCAATTACTAATAAATTATTCCATATCCTACAATCATCGACATATCCTATAACACTGCATAAATTAACACTAAGATACAATCGTACgccataattattatatattatatatatactacTTGTCTGAGCAATGCTTTCTTGTACTGACTCGATTTCGGATTCGGGTCCCAAGTAGTGCAAATTCTCCAACTCCAAACCCGGTCGTGCCCGGGTGACATGCCCCACATCCTCTAATTGGGACCTACAGTTCTGTACGTGAAGCATCGCTCTTACGCCCCCCACCTATGTTCGATACCTTAACACAGCATTCCCTAAAGGTTGCATCTTCTTACATGAGATATACAGTGAGGTAGAAACTCATTAGAACAATCGGTGATACTGACGATTTTACTATCCACCATGGCAATCGTCACTTCAAATTGAATTCACTGGACGATATGTTGAACACTAAGAAGTAGTAGTTAAGCCGTGCAGGAAACATACGAGGAAGTGCAAGAGAAAAATAGCTCACCGCTGAGGTTCTAAAAGCGACGACGGAAAGGAAGTCATCGGAGGAGTTGATCCTTCTCAAGGGAATCGAAGAGGAAGCACTCCTTAGTCCCGAGAAGTCCGAGAATCCCTTGCCCTGCCGCCACAGATGCAACATGTAAGAGCTCTCAGAAGCTGGAACTAATCtgcaatttgaattcttttaagtGAGAGCAGTAGGAAAGGAGAACCTGAAGACAGGCATTGGCCGCCGTGAGCGTCGCCGAGGCCATGCCGGTGAGAGGATGGGAAGCGGCAGCAGCAGAAGTGAAACAGGGGAGCTTATAAGAAGGGGAAGATAAGAGGAGGGAAGTTTGTGGTGCGTGGACGCAGTGGGTGATCgagcggaggaggagaagagatgaGATTTTGGATAGCCCATCCTGCAACGTATGGCTGCGAGCTCGCCTCCTCCATCACATCATCAAGTGTAGGGCTGCAATGACAACACAGCTTGGAGCCTGAAGTATCATTGATTGGTCGCGGTTCGCCTTGCCACTGTGGGCTCACATATTACATCTCTGGCTGTGGTTTTCCGCAGCGAGATGCGAGCGACAAGTGACTTTGAGGGAACAAGGCAAATTCTGATAAATCATTAGTACTAATCTGATATATCCACAAAACGATTGAGCCCAATTACTTGACAATACAAACAATTGCATCAAATTTGTAAGTTAGTTTGGCTCC of the Musa acuminata AAA Group cultivar baxijiao chromosome BXJ2-10, Cavendish_Baxijiao_AAA, whole genome shotgun sequence genome contains:
- the LOC135624699 gene encoding glyceraldehyde-3-phosphate dehydrogenase A, chloroplastic, coding for MASATLTAANACLQGKGFSDFSGLRSASSSIPLRRINSSDDFLSVVAFRTSAVGSSGGYRKGAAEAKVKVAINGFGRIGRNFLRCWHGRKDSPLDVVAINDTGGVKQASHLLKYDSTLGIFEANVKPEGDSAISVDGKVIKVVSNRNPANLPWGELGIDLVIEGTGVFVDREGAGKHIQAGAKKVLITAPGKGDIPTYVVGVNEDAYNPDEPIISNASCTTNCLAPFVKILDQKFGIIKGTMTTTHSYTGDQRLLDASHRDLRRARAAALNIVPTSTGAAKAVALVLPSLKGKLNGIALRVPTPNVSVVDLVVQVSKKTFAEEVNAAFRDAADKELKGILSVCDEPLVSVDFRCSDVSSTVDSSLTMVMGDDMVKVIAWYDNEWGYSQRVVDLADIVANQWK